From the Lepeophtheirus salmonis unplaced genomic scaffold, UVic_Lsal_1.4 unplaced_contig_5295_pilon, whole genome shotgun sequence genome, the window CCATCCTGGGTTTATCCCTATCGGAGAGTTAAATGAGAATCCTAAAAAGTCTGAGTACAGGAATCCccaaattattgcaaaaatactattaaaaacgAGAATATATCTAGAAGCAATCACAATCTCAAGAAACTCAATATCATCAAGGCTTGATTTATATCTTATCAGAAGAATTGACAGAATCAAAACTATAATTCCATGTCCCACGTCTCCAAACATACTCccaaaaagaaatggaaatagAAATACTGTAAAAATTGCCGGGTTAAGCTCATTTGGAGTCGGAACACCAAAGGAATCAGACATTGACTGAAAAGCCTCgaagtatttatttacattcataGAAGTTGggggtttattttttgtttttttatcttcctcataaataaatgttttatgcTCAACTCTGTTGAATTTCCCAGTTTCCTGGTCTTTAATTATTTCCTCTGAATAGAACCTATCTGaaattgtctttattttatgtagatCTTTTGTTCTAATCCATCcctcaaaataaacaattctaCCGTAATCGTTTATCTTTCCAAGAGCCGTATTTATATCTTCAAGTCTATAATATGATGTTTCAAGTCCGTATAGCTCATTACTAATTCTATTAATGCAATCGTTAAAATCTTTTTCTGACAATCTCAGTAACTTTGAAGACTGAGATAAAATTTCAGCAGCATATTTAACTGACCTCTTTTCTGGAGGGTTTTTAAGAATCTTCATTGTCTTTTTATCGTATCTGTCTAATTTAAGAACTCTAGCACCCATTGCAAGAACTGAATCTTCAATTTTAAGAGGATCTGCGATTgtgaaaactataaaaattgttttagataTACCTTCCTTGGTAACATACTCCTTTAGGTGGAGAATAACATTTCCTCTTGTCATTGattcaaatgttttttgaagttgAACTATTTTTGATGTCTCTATTATTCCTGACACGTAATCAAAGCATATTTTAACAGACTCTGGGTCGAGAagcacattatttttatttattggtcctATAAAATCTTCTATCTCCATTAGTATAAGTAGGTCTTCCTTTAAAATTCTTATGTTTGAACGAGTCTTATCTGTCAAGTATTTCAATTCCAAATAACTGCTGTGAAGACTGTCGGTGTCTTTTCTAAGCTcttctctatttaaaaaacaaatacactTATGttcaatatcttttatattatcgTCTAGAATATCGGAATAATCAGAATTTATTGCATCATCACTATTAATAATACTACTATCATCTTGCTTCTGTTTTTGAGTTTCAATCTCGTAACTATCAGAATCATAATCCAAAAACTCCTCCTGTTTTTTAACATCCATTATGTTTACTAAAGTATCAATGACATTTTCCTTTACTTTCTCTTcgcaaattttacattttttaggcTTTATGTCTAGTTCTACTAACACCGACCTAAGAAACTcgattttagttttaattttctccAAATACCCGTTAAAATCGGCATATGGTCTTTCTGcttgtctcatttttttatttaaatctgaaATCTCCATTAGTTTATTgtcatgtattttttcaaaagtttctcTCATTGAATATTTGTGGACGTTACATTTTAAGTATGTCATTTCATCGCCGAATAGCATgttgttaaatttttgtatttacaaaatatattaaaattttttgataatgttatgattataaaataaaaaaattctcctttttctaaaaaataaaaataaatttttttatttattttgtaaaaatatttttttaattctgaagATTCAATATATAcgaaaaatcaaaatgattaatatatcatatataatagatttagGAACGTTTAtctaactttaaattaaaataaaaagtaaattttaattattattttttcttaaattgaaaaattctttaGATTTTTAGAATCAATAAATTGAATTCTCTGATCTGCGAATTTTTGAAATGGTAGGACTTCTTtcgtatttaatttaatattatcattcttaACAGCTTCTTTTGATTCATAATTCTTTACTTTGGACATATATTCCTTAAGTCTCAAAACATTTTCCTCATAAGTTTCGttgcttttatttttccttttctggtCAACTGCAATTCTGAGCGATTTTGCTTCATTTACAGACTTAAAACCTGCTTCTGCCAATTCCTCAATTGTAAATCCCCTGCccaacttctttttattttgatatctttGTGACTGACAGTTAACTACAGGCTTTAATTTCTTTAGTGGACATGGATATAACACTTTAGCTTTTGCaattcttttctttcttcttagAGTTTTCTGAATACTTTGGTTAAaccacattttatattttttgttgttcttattGAAATG encodes:
- the LOC121131394 gene encoding large ribosomal subunit protein eL13; this encodes MWFNQSIQKTLRRKKRIAKAKVLYPCPLKKLKPVVNCQSQRYQNKKKLGRGFTIEELAEAGFKSVNEAKSLRIAVDQKRKNKSNETYEENVLRLKEYMSKVKNYESKEAVKNDNIKLNTKEVLPFQKFADQRIQFIDSKNLKNFSI